A window of the Triticum dicoccoides isolate Atlit2015 ecotype Zavitan unplaced genomic scaffold, WEW_v2.0 scaffold257714, whole genome shotgun sequence genome harbors these coding sequences:
- the LOC119345612 gene encoding uncharacterized protein LOC119345612 — protein MTTASFLRRLLRRSPPAPEQKGKDPLVCRPPFLPRASVVCTCLRRRGPPLGFFIDHVGDSITFEPAPGAPYRLPRGLFSLELDGCYMTLGWRHGLGLFFHKIRFEVLVWDPVAGHQHLLAVPPDFEFQGAKGDISGAVLRAAGDVGHFRVVLVGSNGKQPRTGLACVYSSETGVWGDCVSTPLPSEGLFIFRSNPAVLAGDCLHWSLTMAGSRSILKFDLNRKSLDLRLLPGDYYTPLSPVKCAVMRAEGGEMGFLFLYGFIAQLWSLKPYRDGVEIWTPGRSIELDKLLGLNPEKDPPQVIGYAEENNVVFFWTVVGVFMVHLESWRFNKLSKTSIHSWYHPFEIAYTPGIAGGHDGAKVVTCEPLVDDTMGTTTHKTIVQLDMLL, from the coding sequence ATGACGACGGCCAGctttctccgccgcctcctccgcagATCGCCGCCGGCGCCAGAGCAGAAAGGCAAAGATCCCCTCGTATGCAGGCCCCCCTTCCTCCCGCGCGCCTCCGTGGTATGCACTTGCTTGCGCCGCCGCGGCCCTCCCCTCGGTTTCTTCATCGACCACGTCGGCGACAGCATCACCTTCGAGCCAGCTCCGGGCGCGCCCTACCGCCTCCCCCGCGGACTCTTCTCCTTGGAGCTCGACGGCTGCTACATGACCCTAGGATGGCGCCACGGCCTCGGGCTCTTCTTCCACAAGATCCGGTTCGAGGTCCTGGTGTGGGATCCCGTCGCCGGCCACCAGCACCTCCTGGCCGTTCCCCCGGATTTCGAGTTCCAGGGGGCCAAGGGTGATATCAGCGGGGCGGTGCTTCGCGCCGCCGGAGACGTCGGCCACTTCCGGGTGGTCTTGGTAGGCAGCAACGGGAAGCAGCCTAGGACAGGGCTCGCCTGCGTTTACTCGTCGGAGACCGGCGTGTGGGGTGACTGCGTCTCAACGCCGCTTCCATCCGAGGGTTTGTTCATTTTCAGGTCCAACCCCGCTGTGCTGGCAGGGGATTGCCTTCACTGGTCGCTTACCATGGCGGGTTCGAGAAGTATCCTCAAGTTTGATTTGAACAGGAAGAGCCTAGATCTGAGGCTGCTGCCGGGGGATTATTATACCCCGCTCAGTCCTGTCAAATGCGCGGTTATGCGAGCAGAGGGTGGTGAGATGGGTTTCCTCTTCTTATACGGCTTTATCGCCCAATTATGGAGTCTGAAGCCCTACCGCGATGGTGTCGAAATATGGACGCCAGGGAGAAGTATTGAACTGGACAAGTTACTTGGGCTAAATCCAGAGAAAGATCCCCCACAGGTGATAGGGTATGCCGAGGAAAACAATGTGGTGTTCTTCTGGACAGTTGTTGGTGTCTTCATGGTCCATCTCGAGTCATGGCGGTTCAACAAGCTCTCTAAGACTAGCATCCATTCTTGGTACCATCCATTTGAAATTGCCTATACTCCAG